In one Excalfactoria chinensis isolate bCotChi1 chromosome 17, bCotChi1.hap2, whole genome shotgun sequence genomic region, the following are encoded:
- the ENPP7 gene encoding ectonucleotide pyrophosphatase/phosphodiesterase family member 7: MFCSLVLLLAALPAARGSPVQLTSSRDKVLLVSFDGFRWDYDQDVDTPNLDLMAAEGVKARYMTPAFITITSPCHFTLLTGKYLENHGVIHNMWFNTSTGVKLPYYNTQGIDSWWDNGSLPIWITAQRQGLKTGSIHFPGTKAKYQGEEVSMKLVEPPLFNYSNETIWRQNIDTAMEWFTVNNLDFITLYFGEPDSTGHKYGPESTQRRNMVSQVDKTIGYLRQRIRESGLESNLNLIITSDHGMETVIKRDEIHLGNVANFTFSDIQFELLDYGPSGLLLPKEGKLEHVYSVLKNAHPKLHVYKKEEFPKRFHYANHPRITPLLMYSDPGYVIHGRYKVQFNAGEHGFDNEAMNMKTIFRAVGPAFKQGLVVEPFESVNVYALLCELLGIAPEPHDGSLDATRPMLRSSSPLLAAVKLPVMLGVALILSCWGGVY, translated from the exons ATGTTCTgttccctggtgctgctgcttgctgccctccctgcagcaaGAGGCAGCCCTGTGCAACTCACATCCAGCCGTGACAAAGTTCTCCTGGTGTCCTTCGATGGCTTTCGGTGGGACTACGATCAGGATGTGGATACCCCCAACCTGGACCTGATGGCTGCGGAGGGGGTGAAGGCTCGGTACATGACCCCTGCCTTCATCACCATCACCAGCCCGTGCCACTTCACGCTGCTGACCG GGAAATACCTGGAGAATCATGGGGTGATCCACAACATGTGGTTCAACACCAGCACGGGGGTGAAGCTGCCCTACTACAACACGCAGGGCATCGACAGCTGGTGGGACAATGGCAGCCTGCCCATCTGGATCACGGCGCAGAGGCAG GGTTTAAAGACAGGCTCCATCCATTTCCCTGGGACAAAAGCAAAATACCAAGGAGAAGAAGTGAGCATGAAGCTGGTGGAGCCCCCCCTGTTCAACTACAGCAACGAAACCATTTGGAGACAGAACATCGACACTGCCATGGAATGGTTCACAGTGAACAACCTCGACTTCATCACTCTCTACTTCGGCGAGCCAGACTCAACAGGACACAAATATGGCCCTGAATCCACGCAGAGGAGAAACATGGTCAGCCAGGTGGACAAAACCATTGGCTACTTAAGGCAGAGGATCAGGGAAAGTGGCTTGGAATCAAACCTCAACCTCATCATCACATCTGACCACGGCATGGAGACGGTCATAAAGAGAGACGAGATCCACCTGGGGAACGTTGCGAACTTCACGTTCAGTGACATCCAGTTTGAACTCTTAGATTACGGACCCAGCGGGCTGCTGCTACCAAAAGAAGGGAAACTGGAGCACGTGTATTCAGTCCTGAAAAACGCCCACCCCAAGTTACACGTGtacaaaaaagaagagtttcCAAAGAGATTCCACTACGCCAACCACCCCCGCATCACCCCGCTCTTGATGTACAGTGATCCGGGATATGTGATCCATGGG AGATACAAGGTGCAGTTCAACGCGGGGGAGCACGGCTTTGACAACGAGGCCATGAACATGAAAACCATCTTCCGCGCCGTGGGGCCGGCCTTCAAGCAGGGACTCGTGGTAGAGCCGTTCGAAAGCGTCAACGTCTACGCGCTGCTCTGCGAGCTGCTGGGCATCGCTCCGGAGCCGCACGACGGCTCCCTGGACGCCACGAGGCCGATGCTGC GTTCCAGTtctcctctccttgctgccGTTAAGCTGCCAGTGATGCTGGGAGTCGCTCTCATCTTGAGCTGCTGGGGAGGCGTATACTAA